In Agarivorans gilvus, one genomic interval encodes:
- the sbcB gene encoding exodeoxyribonuclease I has translation MNDNTFLFHDYETFGVHPAKDRPCQFAAIRTDWDLNPIGKPIELFCQPPNDYVPHPQACLVTGITPQMAMQKGVIESDFIARINQEFSQPGTCGVGYNSLRFDDEVTRYTLFRNFLDPYEREWKNGNSRWDLIDMVRACYALRPEGIEWPTNDDGLVSFRLELLSAANGLSHANAHDAVSDVYATIELAKLIKDKQPKLFNYLLNLRNKKAVAEQFDLLNNKPLVHISGMFGAAQGCASWILPLCWHPVNKNAMVVVDLNKDAQVLLELNAEQIHQRLYTAHSELASDEKPVPVKLVHTNKCPVLAPASTLSPERAEQLGLDRAQCRQSLNLLVQNKAELSQKLLQVFSIEREFEQDDDPACALYRGFIGHADKQQMEMLRASDPALISKQQFQFEDPRLNRLILPYKARNYPEYLTEAELQQWQAHRQTSLSQQIAQVFPELEALMNQHQNDTHKVNLLKNVYNYIENL, from the coding sequence ATGAACGACAACACTTTTTTATTTCACGACTACGAGACCTTTGGCGTTCATCCGGCCAAAGACCGCCCTTGCCAGTTTGCTGCCATTAGAACCGATTGGGATTTAAACCCCATTGGCAAACCAATCGAGCTATTTTGTCAGCCTCCCAATGACTATGTGCCCCACCCTCAGGCCTGCCTAGTAACAGGGATTACTCCGCAAATGGCTATGCAAAAAGGCGTAATAGAAAGTGACTTTATTGCTCGAATTAACCAAGAGTTTAGTCAACCGGGCACCTGTGGGGTCGGTTACAATAGCCTTCGCTTTGATGATGAAGTCACCCGCTATACCTTATTTAGAAATTTTCTCGACCCTTATGAACGGGAATGGAAAAACGGCAATTCTCGCTGGGATTTAATTGACATGGTGAGAGCGTGCTACGCGCTGCGCCCAGAAGGTATAGAATGGCCAACCAACGACGATGGCCTAGTCAGCTTTCGCTTGGAGTTACTCAGTGCGGCCAATGGCCTCAGCCATGCCAATGCCCATGATGCGGTATCCGATGTGTATGCCACCATCGAACTGGCCAAACTAATTAAAGATAAACAACCTAAGCTGTTTAACTACCTACTTAACTTGCGTAATAAGAAAGCCGTAGCCGAACAATTTGACCTGCTTAATAACAAGCCCTTAGTGCATATTTCCGGCATGTTTGGTGCTGCCCAAGGCTGCGCATCGTGGATCCTGCCGCTGTGCTGGCATCCGGTAAATAAAAACGCCATGGTAGTGGTAGACCTTAACAAAGATGCTCAGGTGCTACTGGAACTAAACGCCGAACAAATACATCAACGGCTTTACACTGCCCATAGCGAACTGGCTAGTGATGAAAAACCGGTGCCGGTAAAATTAGTTCATACCAATAAATGTCCAGTTCTGGCGCCTGCCAGCACCCTCAGCCCAGAGCGAGCAGAACAGCTCGGTTTAGATCGCGCACAATGCCGCCAAAGCTTAAACTTGTTAGTCCAGAACAAAGCCGAACTAAGCCAAAAACTTCTACAAGTGTTCAGCATTGAACGTGAATTTGAGCAAGATGACGACCCAGCTTGCGCGCTTTACCGCGGCTTCATTGGTCACGCCGACAAACAACAAATGGAGATGTTACGCGCTAGTGACCCGGCACTTATCAGCAAACAGCAGTTTCAATTTGAGGATCCTCGACTTAATCGACTGATCCTGCCCTACAAAGCCCGTAACTACCCTGAATATTTAACTGAAGCGGAGTTACAACAATGGCAGGCGCATCGACAAACTAGCCTTAGCCAGCAAATAGCCCAGGTTTTTCCTGAGCTAGAAGCCTTAATGAATCAGCATCAAAATGATACCCATAAGGTAAATTTGTTGAAAAATGTCTATAACTACATTGAAAATCTTTAA
- a CDS encoding CBS domain-containing protein gives MSENLKVRDYMLTRPVCFTAKQAIAEVVRSLLEHKQLGAPVVDEHKHVIGWISEQDCLKSLLEATYHCETVSLVEDLMRKDVLSVGPETSIFELAQSMLLQKPKMYPVIEQGKLLGLITREEVLAGISKHLNSCYKSVS, from the coding sequence ATGTCAGAGAATTTGAAAGTGCGCGATTACATGCTAACCCGCCCAGTTTGTTTTACTGCAAAACAAGCCATTGCCGAAGTGGTGCGTAGCTTACTTGAGCACAAGCAATTAGGGGCTCCGGTGGTTGATGAGCATAAACATGTGATTGGTTGGATTTCCGAGCAAGACTGTTTAAAAAGCTTATTGGAAGCGACTTATCATTGCGAAACCGTGTCCCTGGTTGAAGATTTAATGCGCAAAGATGTGCTAAGTGTTGGCCCCGAGACCAGTATTTTCGAGCTGGCGCAAAGTATGCTGCTGCAGAAACCCAAAATGTATCCCGTGATTGAACAAGGTAAATTATTGGGCTTAATTACCCGCGAAGAGGTACTGGCGGGGATCAGCAAACATTTGAATAGTTGCTATAAGAGCGTCAGTTAG
- a CDS encoding SelT/SelW/SelH family protein, translating into MSEATANQGPKVEIYYCSLCGWLLRASWLSQELLTTFSQELGEVALKPASKGRFQIYVDGQLVWCRKQDNGFPEAKILKQRVRDIIAPDMALGHSDSK; encoded by the coding sequence GTGAGTGAAGCAACAGCGAATCAAGGGCCAAAAGTCGAGATTTATTACTGCAGCCTATGCGGTTGGTTATTAAGAGCCTCTTGGCTTAGCCAAGAGTTGTTAACTACCTTTTCGCAAGAGCTTGGCGAGGTGGCCTTAAAGCCGGCGAGTAAGGGGCGCTTTCAAATCTATGTGGATGGCCAGTTAGTATGGTGCAGGAAACAAGACAATGGTTTTCCTGAGGCGAAAATACTTAAGCAACGGGTGCGGGATATTATTGCGCCGGATATGGCCTTAGGGCACAGCGACAGCAAGTAA
- a CDS encoding dienelactone hydrolase family protein, with product MKTLCLLSGMALCLNVNAAIVSKTVSHTMADKQFESTLVYDDSQQQLPAVLMVPNWMGPTSGSLDKAKKIAAMGYAVMMADVYGTDVRPANADEAGKAAGVLRSDRALLRGRTKAALAAMKANLPPNADPSKVAAIGFCFGGGAVLELARGGEPLAAVVSFHGNLDTPNPADANNIQAPILVLHGAIDPYVPPEQVAAFEKEMNEAKVDWQLIAYGGAVHSFTNPQANTVGKADYHPKAAARSFRAMDSLFKEVFN from the coding sequence ATGAAAACTCTGTGTTTACTTAGTGGTATGGCGCTGTGCTTAAATGTGAATGCGGCCATAGTGAGCAAAACCGTTAGTCATACAATGGCTGATAAGCAGTTTGAATCCACCTTGGTGTACGATGATAGCCAGCAGCAGTTGCCAGCGGTATTAATGGTGCCCAACTGGATGGGACCGACTTCAGGTTCTTTAGATAAAGCGAAAAAAATCGCGGCCATGGGCTACGCAGTAATGATGGCCGATGTGTATGGCACCGATGTGCGCCCGGCTAACGCTGACGAGGCGGGTAAAGCTGCCGGAGTCCTAAGAAGTGATCGTGCCTTATTAAGGGGAAGAACCAAAGCGGCCTTAGCCGCGATGAAAGCGAATCTGCCGCCAAATGCCGACCCAAGTAAAGTTGCGGCAATTGGTTTTTGCTTTGGTGGTGGTGCGGTATTGGAATTGGCCCGCGGCGGTGAGCCTTTAGCCGCGGTGGTGTCTTTTCATGGCAATTTAGATACGCCAAATCCTGCCGATGCTAACAACATTCAGGCGCCTATTTTAGTGCTGCATGGTGCAATTGACCCTTACGTACCACCAGAGCAAGTGGCGGCCTTTGAAAAAGAAATGAACGAGGCGAAAGTAGACTGGCAACTGATTGCTTATGGCGGCGCGGTGCACTCGTTTACCAATCCACAGGCCAATACGGTAGGTAAGGCGGACTATCACCCTAAAGCAGCGGCGCGTTCATTTCGCGCTATGGATAGCTTGTTCAAAGAAGTGTTTAATTAA
- a CDS encoding glucose/quinate/shikimate family membrane-bound PQQ-dependent dehydrogenase, translating to MKIFATLAAIVGLALSIGGAYLISLSGSWYYLIAGLLLLTSSYFGLRNRAITHILYSALLVLTAVWSFYESGYYWWALAPRLGLFLIIATPLLFAFSTPKRSRMLSSGVWALVTVLLLGSLLNHPTAKQGDLPDKIVNSSANLGNSPETDWYAYGRSNMGQRFSPLDNITPQNIKQLEQAWVYETGDKKGPQDVGETTYEATPLKVGNTLYLCTPHNWVVALDADTGKKQWVYDAKVPTEMQRQHQTCRGVSYQPPRSGGVRSAKVQSSPSEELDPVRCDAKIFLPTSDARLIALDPATGARCEEFAKDGVLDLTRNMPFKQAGYYYSTSPPLVSNGVVVVGGSVNDNYDVNSPSGVIRAYDVDTGELKWNWDAAKPDQTKPISQGETYTESSPNSWSVASADEKLGLLYLPMGNRTPDQLGMYRTPEEEKYSTSVVALHIDTGKVAWVQQFIHHDLWDMDTPAQPVLFDMQTSTGKQPALVVPTKQGDVYVLNRETGKPIVPIKEVPAPQGTIKGDYASPTQPSSELNFKPKKLTGADMWGATPIDQMICRIQFHSLRYEGQYTPPSTQGTLVYPGNFGVFNWGSVAVDPEKQVMFGMPLYLAFVSKLVPNDGSDKGPVNTGEHGLNSNAGGPYSVSLKPFLSPLGVPCQQPPWGYVAGVDLNTGEKAWQHKNGTIRDMTPLPLKIKLGMPGIGGPVITRGGVVFMAASLDDYIRGYDLTSGKQIWEARLPAGGQATPMTYLNSKGEQMVVQVAGGHGSINTTIGDYVVAYKLK from the coding sequence ATGAAGATATTTGCCACCTTGGCGGCCATTGTCGGGTTAGCACTCTCGATTGGAGGAGCATATCTTATTTCACTTAGCGGCAGTTGGTATTACTTAATTGCTGGTCTACTTCTTCTTACTAGTAGTTATTTTGGATTGAGAAACCGAGCAATTACCCACATTTTATATAGTGCACTTCTCGTTTTGACGGCGGTTTGGTCTTTTTATGAGTCTGGTTACTACTGGTGGGCGCTGGCGCCTCGACTTGGATTATTCTTAATTATCGCAACACCATTACTGTTTGCATTTTCAACCCCAAAGCGTTCTAGAATGCTAAGTTCTGGGGTGTGGGCACTTGTTACTGTTCTTCTATTAGGTAGTTTACTCAACCATCCAACTGCCAAACAGGGAGATTTGCCTGATAAGATAGTTAATTCCTCTGCTAACTTAGGTAACTCTCCAGAGACTGATTGGTATGCCTATGGCCGCTCAAATATGGGGCAGCGATTTTCACCATTGGATAATATTACGCCTCAAAACATCAAACAGCTGGAACAGGCCTGGGTTTATGAGACGGGAGATAAGAAAGGTCCGCAGGATGTAGGTGAAACAACGTACGAAGCGACACCTCTTAAAGTTGGAAATACCTTATACCTATGTACGCCGCACAACTGGGTAGTTGCATTAGACGCCGATACCGGTAAAAAACAATGGGTATACGATGCGAAGGTGCCAACTGAAATGCAGCGTCAACATCAAACCTGTCGAGGTGTATCTTACCAGCCACCTCGCTCTGGAGGTGTTCGCTCGGCTAAAGTGCAAAGTTCGCCATCTGAGGAACTCGATCCTGTTCGTTGTGATGCAAAAATTTTTTTACCAACATCTGACGCGAGATTGATTGCGCTTGACCCTGCTACTGGTGCTCGCTGTGAGGAATTCGCTAAAGACGGCGTATTGGATCTAACGCGTAATATGCCATTTAAGCAAGCAGGTTATTACTATTCGACATCACCGCCGTTAGTCTCAAATGGGGTCGTTGTTGTTGGTGGTTCAGTCAACGACAACTATGATGTGAATTCGCCCTCTGGTGTGATACGCGCTTATGACGTTGATACTGGTGAGCTGAAATGGAACTGGGATGCAGCTAAGCCTGATCAAACAAAACCAATATCTCAGGGTGAAACATACACCGAAAGCTCACCGAATAGTTGGTCTGTTGCCAGTGCCGATGAAAAGCTCGGGTTATTGTATCTGCCAATGGGTAACCGAACACCCGATCAGTTAGGTATGTACCGTACACCCGAAGAAGAAAAATATTCAACTTCAGTAGTGGCATTGCATATTGATACGGGCAAGGTAGCCTGGGTACAGCAGTTTATTCATCATGATCTCTGGGATATGGATACACCCGCTCAACCTGTGCTGTTTGACATGCAAACATCAACAGGAAAACAACCGGCGTTAGTCGTACCGACCAAGCAGGGGGACGTTTATGTCCTAAATCGTGAGACCGGAAAGCCTATTGTACCTATTAAAGAGGTTCCTGCTCCTCAAGGTACTATTAAGGGTGACTACGCTTCTCCAACCCAACCTAGTTCAGAATTAAACTTCAAACCTAAAAAGTTAACGGGTGCAGATATGTGGGGAGCGACACCAATTGACCAAATGATTTGTCGTATCCAGTTTCATTCACTGCGTTATGAAGGTCAATACACGCCACCTTCAACCCAAGGAACATTAGTCTATCCGGGGAACTTTGGTGTCTTTAACTGGGGGAGTGTTGCGGTTGACCCAGAAAAGCAAGTGATGTTTGGTATGCCGCTATATCTTGCATTTGTATCTAAGCTAGTGCCAAACGATGGTTCAGATAAAGGCCCTGTGAATACGGGTGAACACGGGTTAAATTCAAATGCTGGTGGTCCTTATTCTGTGTCGCTTAAACCGTTTCTTTCTCCATTGGGAGTACCATGTCAACAACCGCCATGGGGTTACGTTGCAGGCGTTGATTTGAATACCGGTGAAAAGGCTTGGCAACATAAAAACGGAACAATTCGTGATATGACACCCCTGCCACTCAAAATTAAGTTGGGTATGCCTGGAATTGGCGGGCCAGTGATTACCCGTGGTGGTGTTGTATTCATGGCAGCTTCGCTAGACGATTATATTCGAGGTTATGATCTAACTTCCGGCAAGCAGATATGGGAAGCTCGATTGCCAGCAGGTGGTCAGGCGACACCTATGACTTACCTCAATAGTAAAGGTGAGCAGATGGTAGTGCAGGTAGCCGGAGGGCACGGCTCTATTAATACCACGATCGGTGATTATGTGGTGGCTTATAAACTTAAGTAG
- the pyrC gene encoding dihydroorotase, translating into MTQTLTITRPDDWHLHLRDGAMLNVAANASARYFSRAIIMPNLTPPVTQTQDAQAYYQRIKQCLPEGNAFEPLMTLYLTDATTPATIAEAAASGIVKACKLYPANATTNSAHGVTDVKALRPVFEAMAEHGLLLLVHGEVTHSHIDIFDREAAFIDAHMKSLVADLPQLKIVFEHITTAEAAEFVMNAPDNIAATITPQHLMYNRNHLLAGGLRPHNYCLPVLKRQSHQQALQEAVATGTKKIFLGTDSAPHLQGAKESACGCAGCYSAPAAIELYAEIFEHLGILDKLEAFASFNGPDFYGLPRNQSTITLSREAWQVPESVLVGEQTLVPFYAGETLSWQVK; encoded by the coding sequence GTGACTCAAACGCTTACCATTACCAGACCGGATGATTGGCACCTTCATTTACGTGACGGCGCAATGCTTAATGTTGCCGCCAACGCCAGTGCTAGGTATTTCTCACGCGCCATCATCATGCCGAATTTAACGCCGCCGGTAACCCAAACTCAGGATGCCCAGGCTTATTATCAACGGATCAAACAATGTTTACCTGAAGGTAACGCGTTCGAGCCCTTAATGACCCTGTATTTAACCGATGCAACAACACCCGCTACTATTGCCGAGGCGGCGGCCAGCGGCATCGTAAAAGCGTGCAAGTTGTATCCGGCTAACGCTACCACTAACTCGGCCCATGGTGTGACCGATGTTAAAGCTTTACGCCCGGTATTTGAGGCGATGGCGGAACACGGTTTATTGTTATTGGTACACGGCGAGGTGACGCACTCCCACATCGATATTTTTGACCGTGAAGCCGCGTTTATCGATGCACACATGAAAAGCCTGGTAGCAGACTTACCCCAGCTGAAAATTGTGTTTGAACATATCACTACTGCCGAAGCCGCCGAGTTTGTGATGAATGCGCCAGATAATATTGCCGCGACCATTACACCGCAGCATCTAATGTATAACCGTAACCACTTGTTAGCCGGAGGGCTGCGACCTCACAACTACTGCTTGCCAGTATTAAAGCGCCAAAGCCATCAGCAAGCCTTGCAAGAGGCGGTGGCGACCGGTACTAAGAAAATCTTCTTAGGTACCGATTCCGCGCCACATTTGCAAGGTGCCAAAGAAAGTGCCTGTGGGTGTGCCGGCTGTTATAGTGCGCCGGCGGCGATTGAGCTTTATGCCGAAATTTTTGAGCACTTGGGCATTTTGGATAAGCTGGAAGCCTTTGCCAGTTTCAATGGCCCAGACTTCTATGGTTTACCGCGCAATCAAAGTACCATTACTTTAAGCCGAGAAGCTTGGCAGGTGCCTGAGTCGGTACTAGTGGGCGAGCAAACGCTAGTGCCGTTCTATGCCGGTGAAACGTTGAGTTGGCAGGTTAAATAG
- the hrpA gene encoding ATP-dependent RNA helicase HrpA: MQPYEALFLQSALSTLKQQISLALAKDRYRLQNQLAKFNDQQLSEEHPPFAKFMQALQRSVEKAEQRRSSIPKIDYPPQLPVAEQKQTIYEALRDNQVVIIAGETGSGKTTQIPKICLELGLGSRGFIGHTQPRRLAARSVAARIAEELNTPVGELVGYKIRFNDQIKNDSLIKLMTDGMLLAELQQDRFLSQYEVLIIDEAHERSLNIDFILGVLKQLLPKRPDLKVVITSATIDPQRFSKHFNDAPVIEVSGRTYPVETRYRPLNDGEQTKDVLEGLADAVEELYREKPGDILVFMNGEREIRDAADFLQKRQYRDTEVLPLYSRLSNAEQNRIFASHRGRRIVLATNVAETSLTVPGIRYVIDPGTARISRYSYRSKVQRLPIEAISQASANQRKGRCGRVAEGICIRLYSEEDFEGRAEFTDPEILRTNLASVILQMLGLKLGKLEAFPFIDMPDQRNIKDGLNLLEEIGALEQRHGKPSLSARGREVIKFPIDPRLARMMVAAKQFNCVQEMMVICAALSIQDPRERPNDCKQAADQKHARFVDKDSDFSSYLLLWRYLQEQQQALSGNQFRKLCKQEFLAYMRIREWQDLVYQLSTVVKELDYPVNQSEADYDAIHQAITAGLLSHLGFKDKEREFLGARNARFVVFPGSSQAKKPPKWVVAAELVETSRLFARGVAKIQPAWLEQQAEHLIKKSYSEPHWSTKQQAVMAYESVRLYGVALVNKRLVNYGKIDPMVAREVFIRSALVEGQWQAKHQFLKINQQLLDDAEALEQKQRRRDVRVDDQVLFDFYAERLPQDIVSASHFNRWWKKASEKQADLLTFDKQMLYQHDAAHITEKQYPERWQFEQVSVALSYVFEPGQVDDGVSAHIPLALLNQLDFSRFEWQIPAFREELISALIKSLPKTLRRNFVPVPNYVQAFLQAIPAAEGDLMEVLTKQLLRMSGVRIPEDAWNMEAVPEHLRVNFKVIDEAGKLVAQGRSYQSLQQKLQHQVEQSIAEMAPSAFAEQTKLSDWSFGELPEVIEEQRQGYQLTAYPALVDEGKSVSLKLFDKEEEAQWSQTRGLSKLLQLNIPSPLSYLQQHLPNKAKLGLYFNPFGRVDVLLDDCCLAVIDKYSAQQRIDNETDFKALCDTVRAELAEETLAAVVQVEQILSLHYQISKQLKGKVGFDRVMAHADIKAQLGQLVHKGFVRKVGLARLGDVQRYLKAIERRLEKLAIDPHKDRLALQQVETAAERSGQLNLASYSQEGEDLRWMIEELRVSLFAQQLGTKYPISLKRVLNHISELKKGSKG; the protein is encoded by the coding sequence ATGCAACCTTACGAGGCTTTATTCTTGCAGTCGGCTTTATCTACCCTTAAACAACAAATATCTCTTGCTCTTGCTAAAGACCGTTATCGTTTACAAAACCAATTGGCTAAGTTTAACGATCAACAGTTAAGTGAAGAACATCCTCCTTTTGCTAAGTTTATGCAGGCTTTGCAGCGCTCTGTGGAAAAAGCAGAGCAGCGGCGTAGTTCCATTCCTAAGATTGACTACCCACCTCAATTACCGGTTGCGGAACAAAAGCAGACGATTTATGAGGCGCTAAGAGATAACCAAGTGGTGATCATTGCCGGTGAAACAGGCTCGGGTAAAACCACGCAAATTCCTAAAATTTGTTTGGAGCTGGGTTTAGGTAGTCGCGGCTTTATTGGTCATACTCAGCCCCGGCGTCTGGCTGCGCGCAGTGTGGCGGCGCGGATTGCCGAAGAGCTTAATACCCCCGTGGGCGAGCTGGTGGGTTATAAGATCCGTTTTAATGATCAGATAAAAAATGACAGCTTAATTAAGCTGATGACCGACGGCATGCTGTTGGCCGAGCTACAGCAAGACCGCTTTTTATCGCAATATGAAGTGCTAATTATCGATGAAGCCCACGAACGCAGCCTCAATATTGACTTCATTTTAGGGGTACTCAAACAGCTACTGCCTAAGCGTCCTGATTTAAAAGTGGTGATAACCTCGGCCACCATCGATCCGCAGCGCTTTTCTAAGCACTTTAATGATGCGCCGGTAATAGAAGTATCGGGCCGTACTTATCCGGTAGAAACCCGCTATCGGCCTCTAAATGATGGTGAACAAACTAAAGATGTTTTAGAGGGGTTAGCCGATGCGGTGGAAGAACTGTATCGCGAAAAGCCCGGCGATATTCTGGTGTTTATGAATGGCGAGCGGGAAATTCGTGATGCCGCAGACTTTTTGCAAAAACGCCAATATCGAGATACTGAAGTATTACCACTGTACTCACGGCTATCGAATGCCGAGCAAAATAGAATCTTTGCCTCGCATCGCGGGCGACGCATTGTATTAGCCACTAACGTCGCCGAAACCAGTCTTACCGTGCCTGGTATTCGTTATGTGATTGACCCAGGCACGGCGCGAATTAGCCGTTATAGCTACCGTTCTAAGGTACAACGCTTACCGATTGAGGCGATTTCCCAAGCCAGTGCCAATCAACGTAAGGGGCGCTGTGGCCGGGTGGCCGAAGGTATTTGTATTCGCCTATACAGTGAAGAGGATTTTGAGGGGCGTGCCGAGTTCACCGACCCGGAAATTTTACGCACCAATTTGGCCTCGGTGATTTTACAAATGTTGGGCTTAAAGCTGGGCAAGTTGGAAGCTTTCCCCTTTATTGATATGCCCGATCAGCGAAATATCAAAGACGGCTTAAATCTCTTAGAAGAGATAGGCGCGCTGGAACAACGCCATGGCAAACCTAGCCTCAGTGCTCGCGGTAGGGAAGTGATTAAATTTCCCATCGACCCGCGTTTAGCACGCATGATGGTGGCGGCCAAGCAATTTAACTGCGTGCAAGAGATGATGGTGATTTGTGCAGCCTTGTCGATTCAGGATCCACGAGAGCGGCCTAACGACTGTAAGCAAGCGGCCGATCAAAAGCATGCGCGTTTTGTTGATAAAGATTCCGATTTTTCGAGTTATTTGCTGTTGTGGCGTTACTTACAAGAGCAGCAACAAGCGCTATCGGGTAACCAGTTTAGAAAGCTCTGCAAGCAAGAGTTTCTTGCCTATATGCGGATCCGCGAATGGCAAGATTTGGTGTACCAGTTATCTACAGTGGTTAAGGAACTAGATTACCCGGTAAATCAAAGCGAAGCCGATTACGATGCTATTCATCAGGCGATTACCGCCGGTTTGTTAAGTCATTTGGGCTTTAAAGATAAGGAACGGGAGTTTCTTGGGGCGCGTAATGCACGCTTTGTGGTATTCCCCGGCTCTAGCCAAGCTAAAAAGCCGCCTAAGTGGGTAGTGGCCGCAGAGCTGGTAGAAACCTCGCGCCTATTTGCTCGCGGCGTGGCTAAAATCCAGCCCGCATGGCTGGAGCAGCAAGCCGAGCACTTAATTAAAAAGTCTTATAGTGAGCCGCATTGGTCAACTAAGCAGCAGGCGGTAATGGCCTACGAAAGTGTACGCCTATATGGCGTAGCTTTGGTGAATAAACGCTTGGTGAATTACGGAAAAATTGACCCGATGGTAGCGCGAGAAGTGTTTATTCGTTCGGCCTTGGTGGAAGGGCAATGGCAGGCTAAACATCAGTTTCTTAAGATTAACCAGCAATTACTCGATGATGCTGAAGCCTTAGAGCAAAAGCAGCGTCGCCGTGACGTGCGGGTGGATGACCAAGTCTTGTTTGATTTTTACGCCGAGCGTTTGCCTCAGGACATTGTTTCTGCCAGCCACTTTAATCGCTGGTGGAAAAAGGCCAGTGAAAAGCAGGCTGATTTACTCACCTTTGATAAGCAAATGTTGTATCAGCATGATGCGGCTCATATTACCGAAAAGCAGTATCCAGAGCGTTGGCAGTTTGAGCAGGTCTCGGTGGCGCTAAGCTACGTATTTGAGCCCGGGCAAGTGGATGATGGCGTCAGCGCCCATATTCCGCTGGCTTTATTGAACCAGCTGGATTTTAGTCGCTTTGAGTGGCAAATTCCGGCGTTTCGTGAAGAGTTGATCAGTGCGCTGATTAAATCCTTACCGAAGACGCTAAGGCGTAACTTTGTACCGGTGCCCAACTATGTGCAGGCCTTCCTACAAGCGATTCCCGCCGCAGAGGGCGATTTAATGGAAGTGCTGACCAAGCAGCTGCTACGCATGAGCGGAGTGAGAATTCCCGAAGATGCCTGGAACATGGAGGCGGTGCCGGAACACTTAAGAGTGAACTTTAAGGTGATTGATGAAGCTGGCAAGCTAGTGGCACAAGGGCGAAGCTATCAAAGTTTGCAGCAAAAACTGCAACACCAAGTAGAGCAGAGCATTGCCGAAATGGCCCCTAGCGCCTTTGCTGAGCAAACTAAGCTTAGTGATTGGAGCTTTGGTGAGTTGCCTGAGGTGATAGAAGAGCAGCGTCAGGGCTATCAGCTTACCGCTTATCCGGCCTTGGTGGATGAAGGTAAGTCGGTCTCGCTAAAGTTATTCGATAAAGAGGAAGAAGCGCAGTGGAGTCAAACCCGCGGTTTGAGTAAGTTGCTACAACTGAATATTCCATCGCCGCTAAGTTACTTGCAGCAGCATTTGCCGAATAAGGCGAAACTGGGTTTGTACTTCAATCCCTTTGGTCGAGTGGATGTGTTGTTAGATGACTGCTGTCTGGCGGTGATTGATAAGTACTCTGCGCAGCAGCGGATTGATAATGAAACAGACTTTAAGGCGCTGTGTGACACGGTGCGTGCAGAACTAGCCGAGGAAACGCTGGCAGCGGTAGTGCAGGTGGAACAAATTCTTAGTTTGCACTATCAAATCTCTAAGCAGTTAAAAGGCAAAGTGGGCTTTGATAGAGTGATGGCGCATGCCGACATCAAGGCGCAGCTAGGCCAATTGGTGCACAAAGGTTTTGTGCGCAAGGTAGGGCTGGCGCGTTTGGGCGATGTGCAGCGTTATTTAAAGGCGATTGAACGTCGTTTAGAGAAGCTAGCGATAGATCCACATAAAGATCGCCTCGCCCTGCAGCAAGTCGAAACGGCTGCAGAGCGCAGCGGGCAACTAAACTTAGCGAGTTATAGCCAAGAAGGTGAAGACTTGCGTTGGATGATAGAAGAGTTGCGGGTATCGTTATTTGCTCAGCAACTGGGCACTAAGTATCCCATCTCTTTGAAGCGGGTACTCAATCACATCAGTGAACTAAAAAAAGGAAGTAAAGGGTGA
- the sodB gene encoding superoxide dismutase [Fe]: MAFTLPELPYAQDALEPHISAETLSYHYGKHHNTYVVKLNGLIEGTELADKSLEEIIKSSTGGIFNNAAQVWNHTFYWNCLAPNAGGQPSGELAAAIDASFGSFDEFKAKFTDSAVNNFGSSWTWLVKNADGSLAIVNTSNAATPLTDEGVTPLLTCDLWEHAYYIDYRNVRPDYLNAYWSLVNWDFVAKNFA, encoded by the coding sequence ATGGCATTTACACTACCTGAATTACCATACGCTCAAGACGCCCTAGAGCCACACATCTCAGCAGAGACTTTGTCTTACCACTACGGCAAGCACCACAATACTTATGTAGTTAAACTAAACGGTTTAATTGAAGGTACCGAGCTTGCAGATAAAAGCCTAGAAGAAATCATCAAATCTTCTACTGGCGGCATCTTCAACAACGCAGCTCAAGTTTGGAACCACACCTTCTACTGGAACTGTTTAGCCCCTAATGCTGGCGGCCAACCAAGCGGTGAACTAGCGGCAGCCATTGATGCAAGCTTCGGTTCATTCGACGAATTCAAAGCTAAATTCACTGACAGTGCAGTAAACAACTTCGGTTCAAGCTGGACTTGGTTGGTGAAAAACGCCGACGGCAGCCTAGCTATCGTAAACACCAGCAACGCAGCGACTCCGCTAACTGATGAAGGTGTAACTCCACTATTAACTTGCGACCTTTGGGAACACGCTTACTACATCGACTACCGTAACGTGCGTCCTGATTACCTAAACGCTTACTGGTCACTAGTAAACTGGGACTTCGTTGCTAAAAACTTCGCTTAA